In Streptomyces longhuiensis, the following proteins share a genomic window:
- a CDS encoding DUF6000 family protein has protein sequence MRSPQYDQFMQNLCQDAELITPHEIETLLEGGWRERKTAAWLVAVSRRTGFRERLGELMPASVCCAGLANCVALT, from the coding sequence ATGCGGAGCCCTCAGTACGACCAATTCATGCAAAACCTCTGCCAGGACGCCGAGCTCATCACCCCTCATGAGATCGAAACCCTTCTTGAGGGCGGGTGGCGCGAGAGAAAGACTGCGGCATGGCTCGTGGCGGTCTCCCGCCGGACCGGGTTCCGTGAGCGCCTCGGGGAGCTCATGCCGGCGAGCGTCTGCTGTGCTGGACTGGCCAATTGCGTGGCCCTGACTTGA
- a CDS encoding DUF6817 domain-containing protein, whose protein sequence is MPASPAPADQAIVLLRKLGAADIAHPGGTLVAHLQRVQGQLALWGARPALQVAGLCHAFYGTDGFPTALLPLDRRAELAESIGVEAEAIVYLYASCDRRATYPTLMDAEDAFRDRFTGLHHAPEPHLRRDFAELSAANELDLARTDPAFREKWGAELLSLFARFQPLLSHSAWSDCRTVLAAAPQD, encoded by the coding sequence GTGCCTGCTTCTCCTGCCCCTGCCGATCAGGCCATTGTGCTGCTGCGCAAGCTCGGTGCTGCGGACATCGCTCATCCGGGCGGCACTCTCGTCGCGCACCTCCAGCGTGTCCAGGGCCAACTCGCTCTATGGGGCGCCCGTCCCGCCCTCCAGGTCGCGGGTCTGTGTCACGCCTTCTACGGCACCGACGGTTTCCCCACCGCCTTGCTGCCTCTGGACAGGCGCGCCGAACTTGCAGAGTCGATCGGTGTCGAGGCCGAAGCCATCGTGTATCTCTACGCATCGTGTGACCGCAGAGCCACGTATCCGACGCTGATGGATGCCGAGGACGCCTTCCGGGATCGGTTCACCGGCCTTCATCATGCTCCGGAGCCGCACCTTCGACGGGACTTCGCTGAGCTGTCCGCCGCCAACGAACTCGACCTTGCCCGGACTGACCCCGCCTTCCGCGAGAAGTGGGGAGCCGAACTCCTTTCTCTTTTCGCACGATTCCAGCCGCTGCTGAGCCACTCTGCTTGGTCGGACTGCCGCACGGTGCTTGCGGCGGCTCCGCAGGACTGA
- a CDS encoding ThiF family adenylyltransferase — protein MADGIDRFVLSPAATWSRDGDELRVFSDEVLLVRRCPESIFEWLKAVSDEPAGLPAPSGSQVDAIVRTLLRRRLVVAPFDRSWHASAWRNQVEYFAALGLDAGAAQDRLRAAHVTVLGVGGIGGAVLAEIVGAGVGGLTLVDGDRVALENLNRQYLYRRCDVGRAKADVAREWVRERLPEAEPTAVVETITTSEALVPYLHEDGFLVVAADRPASLPELCAQACLERGASMITGGCGLRVGSSGPLIRPADVPAFIASRQAAKAMAGAAVTPMAASFGPVNTLVGATMGRDLIFGILGVSARTTSHRVELLGTALT, from the coding sequence ATGGCTGACGGAATCGACCGCTTCGTTCTCTCGCCCGCGGCGACCTGGTCCCGTGACGGCGACGAGCTGCGCGTTTTTTCCGACGAGGTACTGCTGGTCCGACGCTGCCCTGAATCGATTTTCGAATGGCTCAAAGCGGTCTCCGACGAGCCGGCCGGCCTCCCGGCGCCGAGCGGAAGCCAAGTGGACGCCATCGTGCGTACGCTTCTTCGGCGTCGCCTCGTAGTCGCACCGTTCGACCGTTCGTGGCACGCGTCCGCTTGGAGGAACCAGGTCGAGTACTTCGCGGCCTTGGGTCTGGATGCCGGCGCGGCACAGGATCGACTGCGCGCGGCGCACGTGACCGTTCTCGGCGTCGGTGGCATCGGCGGCGCGGTGCTGGCTGAGATCGTGGGTGCGGGCGTGGGCGGGCTCACGCTCGTGGACGGCGATCGGGTCGCGCTGGAGAACTTGAACCGCCAATACCTCTACCGGCGTTGTGACGTCGGACGGGCAAAGGCCGATGTGGCCCGCGAGTGGGTGCGTGAGCGCCTCCCTGAAGCGGAGCCGACCGCTGTCGTGGAAACCATCACGACCAGCGAGGCGTTGGTGCCGTACCTGCACGAAGATGGGTTCCTCGTTGTCGCGGCCGACCGTCCTGCATCGCTGCCGGAACTGTGCGCTCAAGCCTGTCTTGAGCGCGGAGCGTCGATGATCACGGGAGGCTGCGGCCTCCGAGTCGGGTCGAGTGGCCCGCTGATCCGGCCCGCCGATGTCCCGGCCTTCATCGCGTCACGCCAAGCGGCAAAGGCCATGGCCGGAGCCGCGGTCACACCGATGGCGGCCTCGTTCGGCCCGGTCAATACGCTGGTGGGCGCGACGATGGGCCGTGATCTCATCTTCGGCATACTCGGTGTGAGCGCCCGAACGACTTCGCATCGCGTCGAGCTGCTGGGGACGGCTTTGACCTGA
- a CDS encoding B12-binding domain-containing radical SAM protein has translation MPTQKRLALSFAGEGQVPVRSSTRHARVTLGRPLINSDVNSPFFVPLGLLCIASPLMAHGHPTVVVDLEYEHRIGAFEPGDADWLDRTCARFLAADPDILGLTCLADTLPACLLIGREVKRLRPDVTVVLGGPGTFGVFPDALPRFADCVDFVCRGEGELAITALADAIADGADPTEVRGFWSCKNGQAVSSGPQPTTNLNLVPMPAYDAVPMGDYIRLSTPHIFDVHIGSGCTYSCKFCMTSTFWDRDFRIKDPAVILEELRFLHRTYGVTQFNFLHDNFANKRTYLDEFVSYFSEHNDMFEWGCAVRPDNVNPSLLRRMADAGCFNIFCGTDAGSEKILKAMLKMPSTKRTYEFFRSAKEVGIQFETNTIVGYPDESAEDLEKALEVVFDAIAYGAVNSDLSVLQPLPGAEITDEYRAELEPLDSGLDVMGTFLPSDVRALIKDDLATFTGFTFIRSGNRDYEYYQDVLRLSRYFTRRYYHLLRFLKQGAGHTYVEFIDALLERAAMPIEEALAEILAHMEGVHAQAARALFAYDSMLAEFRGDEVEEELVNVYRRPATVEEKPHFLISDFDVDVVTMISDPREITWKPELSRPTVVVVYRASEAEVSTLRLTPAQAKMFKALMPRGREEREALLANIAPGRLREVATAVAGLCAQIDASPDAPGQTPPVADSPLVTT, from the coding sequence ATGCCGACCCAGAAGCGACTGGCCCTCTCGTTCGCTGGGGAGGGCCAGGTGCCGGTTCGGTCGTCCACGCGGCATGCTCGTGTGACGCTCGGCCGGCCCTTGATCAATTCCGATGTCAATTCTCCGTTCTTCGTTCCTCTCGGACTGCTCTGCATTGCCTCACCATTGATGGCGCATGGTCATCCCACCGTCGTCGTCGACCTGGAGTACGAGCACCGGATCGGTGCCTTCGAGCCCGGTGATGCTGACTGGCTCGACCGGACCTGCGCTCGCTTCCTCGCCGCCGATCCCGACATCCTCGGCCTCACCTGTCTCGCGGACACCCTCCCGGCATGCCTTCTCATCGGGCGTGAGGTCAAGCGGCTGCGGCCCGATGTCACGGTGGTTCTCGGCGGACCCGGGACGTTCGGTGTCTTCCCCGATGCCCTCCCGCGCTTCGCCGACTGCGTCGACTTCGTGTGCCGCGGCGAGGGAGAGCTCGCGATCACCGCCCTCGCGGATGCCATTGCCGACGGGGCCGATCCCACCGAGGTACGCGGCTTCTGGTCGTGCAAGAACGGCCAGGCCGTGTCCAGCGGGCCTCAACCGACCACGAACCTGAACCTCGTGCCGATGCCCGCGTACGACGCCGTCCCGATGGGCGACTACATCCGGCTGTCGACCCCGCACATCTTCGACGTGCACATCGGCTCCGGGTGTACCTACTCGTGCAAGTTCTGCATGACGTCGACGTTCTGGGACCGCGACTTCCGGATCAAGGATCCCGCGGTCATCCTCGAAGAGCTTCGCTTCCTGCACCGCACGTACGGGGTGACCCAGTTCAACTTCCTGCACGACAACTTCGCCAACAAGCGCACGTATCTGGACGAGTTCGTGTCCTACTTCTCCGAGCACAACGACATGTTCGAGTGGGGCTGCGCGGTCCGACCGGACAATGTCAACCCGTCCCTTCTGCGGCGCATGGCCGACGCGGGATGCTTCAACATCTTCTGCGGCACGGACGCAGGGTCGGAGAAGATCCTCAAAGCCATGCTGAAGATGCCCTCCACGAAGCGGACCTACGAGTTCTTCCGGTCCGCCAAGGAAGTCGGCATCCAGTTCGAGACGAACACGATCGTGGGATATCCGGACGAAAGCGCCGAAGACCTCGAGAAGGCGCTGGAGGTCGTCTTCGACGCGATCGCCTACGGCGCCGTCAACAGCGACCTCAGTGTGCTTCAGCCGCTTCCCGGCGCTGAGATCACGGATGAGTACCGGGCCGAACTCGAACCACTCGACAGCGGACTCGACGTCATGGGCACCTTCCTCCCATCGGACGTCCGCGCGCTCATCAAGGACGATCTGGCGACCTTCACCGGATTCACCTTCATTCGCAGCGGGAATCGGGACTACGAGTACTACCAGGACGTGTTGCGCCTTTCACGGTATTTCACGCGCCGCTATTACCACCTGCTGCGATTCCTCAAGCAGGGTGCGGGACACACGTACGTTGAATTCATCGACGCACTGCTCGAACGGGCCGCAATGCCCATCGAGGAAGCGCTCGCTGAGATTCTGGCCCACATGGAGGGCGTGCATGCGCAAGCCGCCAGGGCGCTGTTCGCATACGACTCGATGCTTGCGGAGTTCCGGGGAGACGAGGTCGAGGAAGAGCTCGTCAACGTATACCGGCGGCCCGCCACCGTGGAGGAAAAGCCACATTTCCTGATCTCGGACTTCGATGTCGACGTCGTCACGATGATCTCCGACCCGCGCGAAATCACCTGGAAGCCGGAGCTGAGCCGTCCGACGGTCGTGGTCGTATATCGCGCAAGTGAGGCAGAGGTGTCGACTCTGCGTCTGACGCCGGCGCAGGCCAAGATGTTCAAGGCCCTCATGCCGCGCGGGCGAGAAGAACGCGAAGCTCTCCTCGCGAACATCGCCCCTGGCCGGCTGCGCGAGGTCGCGACGGCGGTGGCAGGGTTGTGTGCCCAGATCGACGCCTCGCCGGACGCCCCCGGACAGACTCCTCCGGTGGCCGACAGCCCCCTCGTGACCACGTGA
- a CDS encoding cytochrome P450, whose product MTSSQANVPDLESTAVPFFPIPRAPGCPLDPAPELAELQERAPLVRVRLWDDSTPWLVTRHAEQCTLLSDRRVSADWMQPGYPFHSQFLRDHHEEGQFLTAMEGPEHLRLRRMIARPFTPRKVEQLRPTVRQVVDDHIDALLAGPNPADFVADFALPIPSITICHVLGVPYEDHDFFQHAIRTMTGSDVPDDAVNKSQGELYHYLAKLIGRKLAAPEDDLLSQLATERLATGQLNRHQLVMLVLFLLVSGHETTASMIALGTLALLQHPDQITVLKDSDGPEVAAAVDELLRYLTTVQPGRRRVAVEDIEIGGQVIRAGEGLILPEEIGNRDESVFPGAGELDLRRDASQQLAFGFGVHKCTGQPLARLELQVVFAALFRRIPTLALAADLGDLPFMDDGLGYGVRKMPVSW is encoded by the coding sequence GTGACGTCTTCGCAGGCCAACGTTCCTGATCTGGAATCCACGGCAGTCCCGTTCTTTCCGATTCCCAGGGCGCCTGGTTGTCCGCTGGATCCGGCACCTGAGCTCGCCGAGCTGCAGGAACGGGCGCCGCTGGTCCGAGTTCGGCTCTGGGACGACAGCACTCCGTGGCTGGTGACGAGGCACGCGGAGCAGTGCACGCTCCTGTCGGACCGCCGGGTCAGCGCGGACTGGATGCAGCCCGGCTACCCGTTCCACAGTCAGTTTCTGCGGGACCACCATGAAGAAGGCCAGTTCCTGACTGCCATGGAGGGCCCCGAGCATCTCCGGCTGCGCCGGATGATCGCCCGCCCGTTCACCCCCCGCAAGGTCGAGCAACTGCGGCCCACGGTCCGGCAAGTCGTCGACGACCACATCGATGCTCTGCTGGCCGGCCCGAACCCGGCGGATTTCGTGGCGGATTTCGCTCTGCCGATTCCGTCCATCACCATCTGCCACGTGCTCGGCGTCCCTTACGAGGACCACGACTTCTTCCAGCACGCCATCAGGACAATGACCGGCAGCGACGTCCCGGACGACGCCGTCAACAAGTCCCAAGGCGAGCTGTATCACTACCTGGCCAAACTGATCGGCCGCAAGCTCGCTGCCCCCGAAGACGACCTTCTGTCCCAGCTGGCCACCGAACGGCTGGCCACCGGCCAGCTGAACCGGCACCAGCTGGTGATGCTGGTCCTGTTCCTGCTGGTCTCAGGGCACGAGACCACGGCCAGCATGATTGCGCTGGGCACGCTGGCCCTGCTGCAGCATCCCGACCAAATCACGGTGCTGAAGGACTCCGACGGCCCCGAGGTCGCCGCGGCCGTCGACGAACTGCTGCGGTACCTGACCACTGTTCAGCCAGGCCGTCGCCGCGTGGCCGTGGAGGACATCGAGATCGGCGGGCAGGTGATCCGCGCCGGCGAGGGTCTGATCCTCCCGGAGGAGATCGGCAACCGCGACGAAAGCGTGTTCCCCGGTGCCGGGGAACTGGACCTGCGCCGCGATGCCAGCCAGCAGCTCGCCTTCGGGTTCGGTGTGCACAAGTGCACCGGCCAACCGCTGGCCCGCCTGGAGCTCCAGGTCGTGTTCGCCGCCTTGTTCCGGCGCATTCCGACACTGGCCCTGGCCGCCGACCTCGGCGACCTCCCGTTCATGGACGACGGGCTCGGGTACGGCGTCAGGAAGATGCCCGTGAGCTGGTGA
- a CDS encoding MFS transporter gives MTTTEALDGSAAVDDAARSVARPFYVYAVLANSLFQRGVFVLFLQQRGFSAGQVALLQTLIYLVSGLAELPTGIIADRIGRRASIVIGQVLIAGCLLGQVSSSNYWVFLTLFMLQGVGMACVSGSDTALLYDLLVRRGATTGYVKIKSRFTMLGTVTSGVAIVLGGQLQRFSWGIVYLGSASCLILAVVVLMSRVPEIRGADAVDEQREGAEKGHSDATAWRALLRIATPALVTLAVVSGLMHATLTPYIIFTQKTLSDQGAGTALVSVVISAGFFVGGLVPLLSDRANRRFGYRIVLPVSLVMLAAALGLSGFGLVWVTIGAFLVLVGIPEITAVLVDNVLNEAVPSRHRASLLSMIAFVESVLIGTGYLVVGTLMDGFGSSVGMAIYAAVPLLACLLWLPVLFRGARVTTEIEKPADQQAS, from the coding sequence ATGACCACCACGGAGGCCCTTGACGGGTCGGCTGCAGTCGACGATGCAGCACGAAGCGTCGCGCGGCCGTTCTACGTATACGCCGTGCTCGCCAACTCGCTGTTCCAGCGTGGCGTATTCGTCCTCTTCCTTCAGCAGCGAGGCTTCTCAGCCGGGCAAGTGGCCCTCCTTCAGACTCTGATCTACCTGGTCAGCGGACTTGCGGAGCTGCCGACGGGAATCATCGCCGACCGGATCGGCAGGCGTGCCAGCATCGTGATCGGCCAGGTGCTGATAGCTGGATGCCTGCTCGGTCAGGTGTCGTCCTCCAACTACTGGGTGTTCCTGACGCTGTTCATGCTTCAGGGCGTGGGCATGGCCTGTGTGTCCGGTTCGGACACCGCGCTGCTGTACGACCTGCTCGTGCGTCGTGGTGCAACGACCGGATACGTCAAGATCAAGTCCCGGTTCACCATGCTCGGAACGGTCACCTCGGGAGTCGCCATCGTCCTCGGCGGCCAACTGCAGCGGTTCTCCTGGGGAATCGTCTACCTCGGTTCGGCGTCGTGTCTCATCCTGGCCGTGGTGGTGCTGATGTCACGGGTGCCCGAGATCCGCGGCGCGGACGCGGTGGACGAGCAGCGGGAGGGAGCGGAGAAGGGGCACAGTGACGCCACAGCATGGCGGGCACTGCTTCGGATCGCCACGCCCGCGCTCGTGACACTTGCCGTGGTGTCCGGACTGATGCACGCGACCTTGACGCCGTACATCATCTTCACGCAGAAGACCCTCTCCGATCAGGGAGCGGGCACCGCATTGGTCAGCGTGGTCATCTCCGCGGGATTCTTCGTCGGCGGACTCGTTCCCCTGCTGTCGGACCGTGCGAACCGGCGCTTCGGGTATCGGATCGTCCTCCCGGTGTCACTCGTGATGCTCGCCGCGGCACTCGGCCTGAGCGGCTTCGGCCTTGTCTGGGTCACCATCGGCGCGTTCCTGGTCCTGGTCGGAATTCCCGAGATCACCGCGGTACTCGTGGACAACGTGCTCAACGAGGCAGTGCCGTCGCGCCACCGGGCGAGCCTGCTGTCGATGATCGCATTCGTGGAGTCGGTGCTCATCGGCACCGGCTATCTCGTCGTCGGCACGCTCATGGACGGGTTCGGCTCCAGTGTCGGCATGGCCATCTACGCCGCGGTTCCCCTGCTGGCATGTCTCCTGTGGCTCCCGGTGCTCTTCCGAGGCGCGCGGGTGACCACCGAGATCGAGAAGCCCGCCGACCAACAGGCATCCTGA
- a CDS encoding RiPP maturation radical SAM C-methyltransferase → MQIGHKRPMLDLNPPVVHEDALSVALVCMPWAVVDMPSLALSTIAPLFEQRGEVERLDVVYANIRWLDFLVREVGLERDHYELIVDAEVFGVGEWVFSSCFRPGIDPRHTSFYDLVSDSEHVDAYGAMFRAAPAFIDELARDLVTSGVDVLGLTTTFDQNIASFALAHRVKELSPSIVTMLGGANCDGVQGTAVHRARAEFDYVIRGEAERSIAPLIAHIAGRRNGDESGHDESVRAVPGLCWRSDVDGASVSNPIGPTPVSMNAVPEPVYDHYFRDLGKSPAARLIDVKIPLEASRGCWWGAKHHCTFCGLNGSAMAHRAKPAERVQAEASRAVRRHNVLDLVFADNILAPDHVVRLTTDMALPAEWDVRLFAEVKSNLNFSQLESLARAGFTQLQPGVESLCTPILRIMRKGVTGWQNVRFLRDCATCRIYPSWNILVGFPGEHDSDYTALIDALPSLHHLLPPAGVFPIKLERFSPYFDDPELGLQVLGPSRNLVSAYEGVVDALDDFVYVFDSEPAGISPETYELLREAVANWKANASTSRLVALPAPDHSLVVVDDRSTWPSRETVLHPGLEAEAYRALAKGKTLPALASTMSSLGIAVPEGQLEELLKNWMELGIIFHEDATYLALATGLRW, encoded by the coding sequence ATGCAGATCGGGCACAAACGACCGATGCTGGATCTGAACCCGCCGGTCGTGCATGAGGATGCCCTTTCCGTTGCGTTGGTCTGCATGCCCTGGGCCGTGGTGGACATGCCCTCACTGGCGCTGAGCACGATCGCTCCGTTGTTCGAGCAGCGCGGAGAAGTCGAGAGGCTCGACGTCGTCTACGCCAATATTCGGTGGCTCGACTTCCTGGTCCGGGAAGTGGGCCTCGAGCGTGATCACTATGAACTGATCGTCGATGCCGAGGTGTTCGGGGTCGGCGAATGGGTCTTCTCCAGCTGTTTCCGCCCCGGTATCGACCCACGCCACACGAGCTTCTATGACCTCGTGAGCGACAGTGAGCACGTTGACGCCTATGGTGCGATGTTCCGCGCGGCACCCGCCTTCATCGACGAGTTGGCCCGAGATCTCGTCACGTCAGGTGTCGACGTCCTGGGGTTGACGACGACGTTCGATCAGAACATTGCCTCGTTCGCGCTCGCCCACCGCGTCAAGGAGTTGTCCCCGAGCATCGTCACGATGCTCGGCGGGGCGAACTGCGATGGCGTTCAAGGTACGGCAGTCCACCGCGCTCGCGCGGAGTTCGACTACGTGATCCGGGGCGAGGCGGAGCGCTCGATCGCACCACTCATCGCCCACATCGCAGGACGTCGTAACGGCGACGAGAGCGGGCATGACGAATCGGTGCGTGCCGTGCCTGGCCTGTGCTGGCGATCCGACGTCGATGGAGCCTCGGTGAGCAACCCCATCGGACCGACACCTGTCTCCATGAACGCGGTGCCGGAGCCCGTCTACGATCACTACTTCCGCGACTTGGGGAAGTCTCCGGCGGCTCGACTCATCGATGTCAAGATTCCTCTGGAGGCCAGCCGCGGATGCTGGTGGGGTGCGAAGCACCATTGCACATTCTGCGGCTTGAACGGGTCGGCCATGGCCCATCGCGCAAAGCCTGCCGAACGCGTGCAAGCGGAGGCCAGCCGGGCTGTGCGTCGGCACAACGTGCTCGACCTGGTGTTCGCTGACAACATTTTGGCGCCCGACCATGTCGTTCGACTGACCACGGACATGGCGCTGCCCGCTGAATGGGACGTCCGGTTGTTCGCCGAGGTGAAGTCGAACCTCAACTTCAGTCAACTCGAGTCCCTCGCGCGCGCCGGTTTCACACAACTACAACCGGGTGTCGAGAGCCTCTGTACACCCATCCTGCGCATCATGCGCAAGGGGGTGACCGGGTGGCAGAACGTGCGTTTCCTGCGCGACTGTGCCACCTGCAGGATCTATCCATCGTGGAACATCCTCGTGGGTTTCCCCGGGGAGCATGACAGCGACTACACGGCGTTGATCGACGCGCTCCCCTCCCTCCATCACCTGCTGCCGCCCGCCGGGGTGTTCCCGATCAAACTGGAACGCTTCAGCCCGTACTTCGATGATCCAGAACTCGGTCTCCAGGTGCTCGGTCCCTCGCGCAACCTGGTGAGTGCTTACGAGGGGGTGGTGGATGCCCTCGATGACTTCGTCTACGTCTTCGATTCCGAGCCCGCCGGCATATCACCTGAGACGTATGAGCTGTTGCGCGAAGCGGTCGCGAACTGGAAGGCCAACGCATCGACTTCTCGGCTGGTCGCTCTGCCGGCGCCGGACCACTCGCTCGTCGTCGTCGATGACCGGTCCACCTGGCCCTCCCGTGAGACGGTGCTTCACCCGGGTCTTGAGGCAGAGGCCTACCGTGCACTGGCCAAGGGAAAAACGCTGCCTGCACTCGCTTCCACGATGTCCTCGCTCGGGATTGCAGTTCCGGAAGGTCAGCTCGAAGAGCTCCTCAAGAATTGGATGGAGCTCGGAATCATTTTCCATGAGGATGCCACCTATTTGGCGCTGGCGACAGGATTGCGTTGGTGA
- a CDS encoding DUF5825 family protein, whose product MTKQTAERRSNRRRLFAPVNFHSMQSRESLVALTRSGYAGVRLVGHFALPEMGDRELVSLIALLRDARGVGLRVSWSGDCGALEVGCLRHLDPPRQSDGTFAWSAQQGESLVVRRGPTFLAVEDTRYGERRRIDIDRSEPAAAVLDACRWGHTITPVEAASLRALELHDLVFRSGDYCVGIAVRQGVWCV is encoded by the coding sequence GTGACGAAGCAGACAGCAGAGCGGCGGTCGAACCGGCGAAGGCTCTTCGCGCCAGTGAATTTCCACTCGATGCAGAGCAGGGAGAGTCTCGTCGCCCTGACCCGGTCGGGATACGCCGGGGTTCGGCTGGTGGGCCATTTCGCCTTGCCGGAGATGGGCGATCGCGAACTCGTCTCCTTGATCGCGCTGCTCCGCGACGCGCGCGGCGTTGGTCTACGGGTTTCGTGGAGCGGCGACTGTGGCGCCCTCGAGGTCGGGTGCCTTCGCCACCTCGACCCGCCACGGCAGTCGGACGGCACCTTTGCGTGGTCGGCGCAGCAAGGAGAATCCCTGGTCGTTCGGCGCGGTCCGACGTTCCTGGCCGTTGAGGACACACGCTACGGGGAGCGTCGCCGCATCGACATCGACCGCTCGGAACCGGCGGCAGCCGTTCTTGACGCATGTCGTTGGGGGCACACGATCACCCCCGTAGAAGCGGCCAGTCTGCGCGCTCTTGAATTGCACGACCTCGTCTTTCGTTCCGGCGACTACTGCGTGGGTATTGCCGTGAGGCAAGGAGTCTGGTGTGTCTGA
- a CDS encoding cytochrome P450 — MSEGSILFRKTLDERTISRGSADPAAAVVRMRMGSAGVGLLVNDHREAARILSDVETYGSAGELMASVFDEPAESHPDSMSEMVFAVNQTDGEEHRRVRRALRKVIDTRVRDVSDELIQDVQHSIESALTLGRLDAVAAIGVPIADSVMSRLLGLDANLVSALRTAVYQGYPVRELDATLVDWVRDRRAHPADDLVSDLMAELPSLEDRQVAANTRLLALSGVEVLAALITNGILCLAQDPRTQRLVRDDETLLPGLIHEVQRYASPIARGIYRMTKAPSVIGGYAVPAGTLLVIGVDVCNRDTSAFPDAHRFDPTRGRDFEHLTFGRGRHSCLGIPVTRLIAAQALRAFLSGTTSFGLTVEPSELRFHDTGVMNGLVELPIWVECAN; from the coding sequence GTGTCTGAAGGCAGCATTCTCTTCCGCAAGACACTCGATGAGCGGACCATTTCGCGAGGGTCGGCGGATCCAGCCGCCGCCGTCGTTCGGATGCGTATGGGATCGGCAGGAGTGGGACTGCTCGTCAACGATCACCGCGAAGCCGCTCGCATCTTGTCCGACGTCGAAACCTACGGCAGTGCGGGCGAACTCATGGCGAGCGTGTTCGACGAGCCGGCCGAGTCGCATCCGGATTCGATGTCCGAGATGGTCTTCGCGGTCAACCAAACCGATGGAGAAGAGCATCGTCGCGTACGGCGCGCACTTCGGAAGGTCATCGATACTCGCGTGCGCGATGTCTCGGACGAGCTGATTCAGGATGTCCAACACTCGATCGAGAGCGCACTCACCCTGGGGAGGCTCGACGCGGTCGCGGCGATCGGCGTGCCCATCGCCGACAGTGTCATGTCGCGATTGCTTGGACTTGACGCAAACCTCGTCTCGGCCCTGAGGACCGCGGTCTACCAGGGATACCCGGTACGCGAACTTGACGCCACGCTCGTCGACTGGGTGCGCGACAGGCGTGCTCACCCCGCCGATGACCTCGTGTCGGACCTGATGGCGGAACTACCTTCTCTCGAGGATCGACAGGTCGCGGCGAACACCCGACTGCTCGCACTGTCGGGTGTCGAGGTGTTGGCGGCACTGATTACGAACGGAATCCTCTGCCTGGCGCAAGATCCGAGGACTCAGCGTCTCGTACGCGATGACGAGACGCTGCTGCCTGGCCTCATCCACGAGGTGCAGCGGTACGCGAGCCCGATTGCGCGGGGGATCTACCGGATGACGAAGGCGCCATCCGTGATAGGCGGGTACGCGGTTCCCGCAGGCACTTTGCTCGTCATCGGCGTGGACGTTTGCAACAGGGACACGTCAGCATTTCCCGATGCTCACAGGTTCGACCCCACTCGCGGTCGGGATTTCGAACATCTGACGTTTGGTCGCGGGCGGCATTCATGCCTGGGTATTCCAGTCACACGTCTGATTGCGGCGCAGGCCCTGCGCGCGTTTCTCTCGGGAACAACGAGTTTCGGCCTGACCGTGGAGCCGTCAGAGCTGCGTTTCCACGATACTGGAGTCATGAACGGGCTCGTCGAACTCCCGATTTGGGTTGAGTGCGCGAACTAG